Below is a window of Fibrobacter sp. UWB11 DNA.
GGAAATTTCTTCTTCGGCAATCTTCAGTTCTGAGGCATTCATTTCCTCAACAGGAATTTCGTGGGAATTGTCTGCGGGTTTTCGAATATAAAACTCGGGTCCCCGTTTTTCAATGACACTGGACAAAACAGGACGGGCCGCAATTTCCTTTGAAAGGGCAGCAGAAAACTTATCCAAATCAATTTCGTCCGATAGTTTAAACTTATAGGCAAGATTCAACATTGTTGTTCCTGGCTGCTTGAAATCAAGATTCAGGAAATTCAGTTGCATCTCGTTTACAGGAACGCCCTTTCTTTCAAGCACACCACTCAAAAAAGCAGGACCTTTTTGAAAATGATTTTCTGCTTTTTGCCTTTGAACAAGTTCTGCAATTTTACGCGGAGTTCGTCCGCCATAGACAAACTTAAAAGAAAATGATTCTATAACATTGCGGCTTTCTGAAACAAGTTCCATTGCGCATATAGAATCTCCGCCTAAAAAGAAAAAGTCGTCATCGATTCCTATTTTGCGGTCTACATCAAGGACTTTCTCAAAAAGGTCGCATATTTTTTTCTGCAATTCATTTTCCGGTACAACGTAGCACAAGTCTTCAAGATTATCCGGTTCTTTTAGGGCTAGCTTGTCCACCTTGCCATTCGCATTGAAAGGAATTTCATCCAGCTTGACAAAAAACGAGGGAATCATAAATATCGGAAGGTAAGATTCCAATTTTTTAGCGGCTTCGGCAACATCTATTTCTTTTTCATCTTTATAATAAAGTCCGAGCCTTACTAAGCCGTTTTTTGCAAAAGCCTTTACAACGCAGAATTCAAGCGACAATGCCGATTTTGCGGCTGATTCAATCTCGGAAGGATCAACTCGGTTCCCGTTGATTTTCACCATATTGTCGATGCGACCTAGAATGGTGTATTTTCCGTCAGAGTCTTTTTTGGCGTAATCGGATGTTTTAAAATAATTTTTTCCATTATGCAAAATGAACTGGTCTTTTTCGTAATCCTTATTGTACCTTCTGAAAAACGGAAGCGCAATACAGAAAACACCCTCGTCCGCTTCGTTTCCATCTTCGTCAATCAAGACAATATCTGAATTGCAGGTGGCATAGCCAATGGGCGTATTGCGGTAGCTTTTATCCAGCGTAAAAAGGCATGAGGTATAACCAAATTCACTCGAGCCGTAAATATTGACTATATCAAACTCAGGAGAATAAATATCAGAAACAATTTCACCGCCTGTAAAACCCGCCCTAAGCGTAAAGCTAGGCATTTTCAGCATCGCCCTTAAGAAATGCGGAGTCATAAAAGTCGTGTCAATTCCGTTTATTGCAAAATACCGAGCAAGGTCTTTTATATCCCTAAGAAAATTAAAAGACAGAACATGGACTGTATTTCCGACAAACAATTCACCCATGGTAATATAGACGCCGCCCACATAACTTTCAGGAATCACATGCGCAAACCGGGATGGCGGATTGGAATAAGGTTCCATGAACCCACAGCATCCTTCAATCAAATTTTTATAAATTCCGTATTCCTGAGCCAAGCCCTTGGGGGTTCCCGTACTGCCCGAGGTGTAAATGTAAAAGGCAAGATCATGAGGCTTAGCTGTTTTTATTTCGGCACAGGGAACCTCCTTCATCGCCTCGTCCCAGCATTGCATGGTGAATTCGAGTTTGCAGTTGCAGTCTTTCTTGACAAAGGCAATACGCTCTGGCCCCATCATATCTTCTAGCGAGACCCAGGCAGCCCCCGCCATAATGACTCCCACACGAATAGCCATGTATTCCATTCCGCGCGGGACATGAATTGCAACCGTATCTTCACTCCCAATCCCTTTTTTACGAAGGTAGGCGTTCACCTTCTTGCTGTTTTCATAGAATTGCCGATATGTCGTATTCCGTTCGCCGTCATGGTCGACAACGGCAATTCGTTCAGAAAAGAGGTCTAACTTATCAAAATAAGCGGAAAGACTTTTTATTTCTTTTTGTTCTGAAAACAACTTTTTCACCTTCTTACGGAAAACAATCCCAACTTCAAATATAATCCATAACATTACAAAAAATAAAAAAGCAACTCCCATAGAGTTGCTTTTTCATTTAAAACAATTTTCAGGGAAGCCTAGCCGAATCTCCCGGAGCGTTCGAGTTGCATGAGTTCGTCCATTCCGATAAGCATGGCACGCGGTTTCGAATTGCCCTTGCTCGGGCCGCACACGCCAAGGCCATACAGCTGGTCCACAATCTTCCCGGCTCGGCTGTAACCCACGCTAAAGTGACGTTGCACCGCCGAAGTCGAAAGGCCGTTCACGCTAATCGCCCATTGCGCGACTTCGAAAAGCAACTTGTCAAGCTTTTCGTTTTTCAGCGAACCGCCGCCTTCGTCGTCGCCATCTTCGCCGCCCGAGACATCGAACGATTCCACCTGCGGGTAGAATACGTTCTGGTCAGAGCAGGCGTCGGCCAAGCGTTCGGCTTCTTCATCGCTCAAAAACGCACCGTGTACGCGCACCGGATCCGGATCGTTCACGGCCTTGTAAAGCATGTCGCCACGGCCCAAAAGCTTTTCGGCACCGGCATGGTCCATTACCGTGCGGGCGTCAATCTGCGATGCCACCTTGAAGCTGATTCGCGTCGGCAAGTTTGCCTTGATGATACCCGTAATGACCTTCACGGACGGACGCTGCGTTGCCAGCACCAAGTGGATACCCACGGCACGAGCCTTTGCGGCCAAACGAGCTACAGACTTTTCGATTTCCTTGCCGGCAACCATCATGAGATCCGCCATTTCGTCGATAATCACGACGATAAACGCCATGCGATGGCCGCGGTCTTCTTCAGGGACTTCATCCGGCAATTCGCCCGCTTCAAACTTTGCGTTGAAACCGCCAATGTTACGCACCTTTGCAGATGCCAAGACTTCCGTACGGCGGTCCATCTCGTAGCAGAGCCACTGGAGCGCCTGGATAGCAATTTCGGGCTTCGTGATGACAGGCGCCAAGAGGTGCGGGATGTTTTCGTACATCTTGAGTTCCACCGCCTTCGGGTCCACAAGAATCATGCGGAGTTCATCCGGAGTCTTGCTGAATAGCATCGACGCCATGAGCGCGTTAATGCAAACAGACTTACCGGAACCCGTCTGACCTGCAATAAGCAAGTGCGGAGCCTTCGCCAAATCCATCGTGAACGATTCACCTGTAATGTCCTTGCCTAGCGCCACGAGAATCTTGTCCGGCGCGGGCTTAAACTTTTCGCTCAAGAACACATCACGGCAGAACACCGTCTGGAATTTGCGATTCGGGATTTCAACGCCCACGGCAGCCTTGCCAGGAATCGGCGCCAAAATACGAATCGACGAGACCTTCAGCGGGAGCGCCAAATCTTCTTGCAATGCCGAGAAGCGACTCACCTTCACGCCCGGCCCCGGTTCCACTTCAAAACGGGTAATCATCGGGCCCGTTTCGCAACCAATCACGCGGCCCTTGACCTTGAAGTTTTCAAGCTTTTCTTCAAGCATCTTGCCGATGGCATTCAGCTCTTCTTCAGTGTAGTCGGCCGTCTGCACTTCGTGCGTGTCGAGAATCTTTGCAATTTCCGGAACTTTGTATTCATCGTAAGAGGCTGTAGGCGCGGGCGGAATTTGAGCAGACTGGACAGCCTTCGCTGCTGGGCGCGCACTTTCACCAGCATTTGCGCGACCTTCACCACCGCGAGAACGGCCAGCAAACTCACCTTCACCAAAAGTCGGGTCCTCGCCTACTTCGTCCGCAGTCACAACTACAGGAGCAAAGGTTTCATCATCTTCAACAGCCGGGCTTCCCGGGAAATCTTCAACGTAGGCACCATCGCCACCCAAAAGATCTTCGGCATGGATTGCAGCACGCGTTGCTACAGAATCCGAAAGCGTTGCATCACGCACCACCGTATTCGCCATCGTTTGCGGTTTCGCGGATTGCGGCACATCAGCACGACCAACAACAGTCCTTTCGGCAGTTCGGCGTGCAGCCACATTCGCTTCATTTTGAGCAGCGCTAGCAGCATTGGCTGTAGCATTCAGAGTTTCGGCATCACCGTTACGGCGCACATCGCCCTTAACCTGCATACGACCACGATGACCTTTTTCCCAATCAATCAAGTCGCGCGCACGGCGCAACGCCCCAATGCGTTCCTTGATTTCCAAAATCTGGAGCGCATTCATGTGGCGTTCATTCAAGCGAAGTTCTTCTTCCAAACGACGAATTTCCGGATCTTCCATTCCGCTAGCATCGTCAGCACCACCCAACGTAGCCCCAGAAGGCACAATCCCAATCGGCGCATTCGCCGCAACATTTCCCGGCACAGCGTTACCTGGAACATTTCCCGCCGCATACTGAGGTAATCCAAACGCATCGTTCCCGACTTGAGTCTGCATATCCGAGCGGCTTACATCGAGTTCATCCGTGAGCCAGTTATGGCGACCATTGAACGGTTCGACCTTTCCGCGCCTGCGCATTTTCACGGAATCCGGAACAAAAATCATCGTTTCGTCTTCCATCACCACGCCTTTGCGGAGCGTCTTTTTCTCGGATTCCTTCTTATCCTTTACTGTCGGGACTTCAACCGTTTCCACCTCAATCGTACCCTGCGAACGGCGTTGTCCAAATACACCGCACATGTACCGCATCGTCTGTGCTACAAACTTAAAGTGACGCGGACGCACGCCAAACGAAAGAACAAGAATCAACGCCAACGTTGTCAAAAGCAAAATCAGCGGAGCAACAAACGAAACACGCCCAAACACGGGTATCGCCAAGTTCTGCAAAAAGAACTCACCCAAGACGCCACCGCTCATCGAGAGCGCATCATTCGAAACACTCTTAACGCCAAAATTCTTGAGTGACATGAGGAACGACACGTTTACCACAAGCAAACTTGCGCCCACAGCAAATCGCAACAACTTCGTCCGGAGCGATGCAATCGCAATAAAAAGTCCCCAAAGGACAAGCGCAGCCGTAAACACGACAACCGCCACACGCCCAAACAGGAACGTCATAAAGCCCGGGAACATAACCCCAAAATAATTGCCAAGCCAGTTTTCATTTTCGCCCACAATCGAAATCGTAATGCAGCCAAGCAACAGGACGACACCGGCAATCAACACCAAATAACCCACCATCATCGTGATAAAGTACGAATCCGGCTCTTGAACATTCTTTTTCGGTTCAACTTTAGTTTTCTTCGGTTTCTTTACAGTTTTTTTCTTCTGAACAGCCAAAAATACGCTCCTCTATTTACATATCTAAATATAGTCTAATCTAGGCCTTAATTTTTGCTCAAAAAATGACACTATTTACTCAATTATTATTTTTTTCATGACATGAATCAAAAAAATTTAAAATTTCTTAAAAAACTTATTTCG
It encodes the following:
- a CDS encoding DNA translocase FtsK, whose protein sequence is MAVQKKKTVKKPKKTKVEPKKNVQEPDSYFITMMVGYLVLIAGVVLLLGCITISIVGENENWLGNYFGVMFPGFMTFLFGRVAVVVFTAALVLWGLFIAIASLRTKLLRFAVGASLLVVNVSFLMSLKNFGVKSVSNDALSMSGGVLGEFFLQNLAIPVFGRVSFVAPLILLLTTLALILVLSFGVRPRHFKFVAQTMRYMCGVFGQRRSQGTIEVETVEVPTVKDKKESEKKTLRKGVVMEDETMIFVPDSVKMRRRGKVEPFNGRHNWLTDELDVSRSDMQTQVGNDAFGLPQYAAGNVPGNAVPGNVAANAPIGIVPSGATLGGADDASGMEDPEIRRLEEELRLNERHMNALQILEIKERIGALRRARDLIDWEKGHRGRMQVKGDVRRNGDAETLNATANAASAAQNEANVAARRTAERTVVGRADVPQSAKPQTMANTVVRDATLSDSVATRAAIHAEDLLGGDGAYVEDFPGSPAVEDDETFAPVVVTADEVGEDPTFGEGEFAGRSRGGEGRANAGESARPAAKAVQSAQIPPAPTASYDEYKVPEIAKILDTHEVQTADYTEEELNAIGKMLEEKLENFKVKGRVIGCETGPMITRFEVEPGPGVKVSRFSALQEDLALPLKVSSIRILAPIPGKAAVGVEIPNRKFQTVFCRDVFLSEKFKPAPDKILVALGKDITGESFTMDLAKAPHLLIAGQTGSGKSVCINALMASMLFSKTPDELRMILVDPKAVELKMYENIPHLLAPVITKPEIAIQALQWLCYEMDRRTEVLASAKVRNIGGFNAKFEAGELPDEVPEEDRGHRMAFIVVIIDEMADLMMVAGKEIEKSVARLAAKARAVGIHLVLATQRPSVKVITGIIKANLPTRISFKVASQIDARTVMDHAGAEKLLGRGDMLYKAVNDPDPVRVHGAFLSDEEAERLADACSDQNVFYPQVESFDVSGGEDGDDEGGGSLKNEKLDKLLFEVAQWAISVNGLSTSAVQRHFSVGYSRAGKIVDQLYGLGVCGPSKGNSKPRAMLIGMDELMQLERSGRFG
- a CDS encoding AMP-binding protein, whose product is MKKLFSEQKEIKSLSAYFDKLDLFSERIAVVDHDGERNTTYRQFYENSKKVNAYLRKKGIGSEDTVAIHVPRGMEYMAIRVGVIMAGAAWVSLEDMMGPERIAFVKKDCNCKLEFTMQCWDEAMKEVPCAEIKTAKPHDLAFYIYTSGSTGTPKGLAQEYGIYKNLIEGCCGFMEPYSNPPSRFAHVIPESYVGGVYITMGELFVGNTVHVLSFNFLRDIKDLARYFAINGIDTTFMTPHFLRAMLKMPSFTLRAGFTGGEIVSDIYSPEFDIVNIYGSSEFGYTSCLFTLDKSYRNTPIGYATCNSDIVLIDEDGNEADEGVFCIALPFFRRYNKDYEKDQFILHNGKNYFKTSDYAKKDSDGKYTILGRIDNMVKINGNRVDPSEIESAAKSALSLEFCVVKAFAKNGLVRLGLYYKDEKEIDVAEAAKKLESYLPIFMIPSFFVKLDEIPFNANGKVDKLALKEPDNLEDLCYVVPENELQKKICDLFEKVLDVDRKIGIDDDFFFLGGDSICAMELVSESRNVIESFSFKFVYGGRTPRKIAELVQRQKAENHFQKGPAFLSGVLERKGVPVNEMQLNFLNLDFKQPGTTMLNLAYKFKLSDEIDLDKFSAALSKEIAARPVLSSVIEKRGPEFYIRKPADNSHEIPVEEMNASELKIAEEEISRPFNLDGSPLFRCRLVRSKNEKFLLLCVYHTVCDGLSLQHFLKDLSRVYHGDEPSKDYFYPLLQKDYELRNSMTFEEDREFFISRYRKENYDAIPRVDFDLKENVDGQVTKPFPFSKNEVKEFCEKIKIGENAFYCAAFALSVCQYNNSKLVRFGWVWNGRNDVESMNSVGVFIREIPIAFSMEKEKSPRVYLENAQKQIEEGINHASLSYCLDEWFMRKNGAATVIFQNDVYDYRVIDEIISGVEGIFSDKYPTACESPLDLEIIDSPEEFEALFDYNGALYKPESMEKFAEIFVQNCEKLLKEM